From the genome of Bactrocera oleae isolate idBacOlea1 chromosome 2, idBacOlea1, whole genome shotgun sequence, one region includes:
- the LOC106617785 gene encoding general odorant-binding protein 99b has product MKYFMCIVMLAVVALVKADDWSPKTVDDIKSIREECVKQAPASDEEFEKRKENEYPDVESVRKYVLCTSKAWGLYEDGKGFNADRVAQQFKGDLTEDEIKTIVHDCDAKTKEDTDDEKAYHIMKCTCSTKLGEDIKEILKRSE; this is encoded by the exons ATGAAATACTTTATGTGTATTGTGATGCTTGCAGTCGTCGCGCTG GTAAAAGCCGATGACTGGAGCCCAAAGACCGTTGATGATATTAAAAGTATTCGCGAGGAATGTGTCAAACAAGCGCCAGCCAGCGATGAGGAATTCGAAAAGAGGAAAGAGAATGAATATCCCGATGTAGAGTCAGTGCGAAAGTATGTCCTGTGCACTAGTAAAGCATGGGGACTCTACGAGGATGGTAAAGGCTTTAATGCCGATCGTGTTGCCCAGCAGTTCAAAGGCGATTTAACGGAAGACGAGATCAAAACCATTGTACATGATTGTGATGCAAAGACCAAGGAGGACACCGATGACGAGAAAGCCTACCATATTATGAAGTGTACTTGTTCAACAAAACTCGGTGAAGATATTAAAGAGATCTTAAAGAGATCAGAGTAA